The Acipenser ruthenus chromosome 38, fAciRut3.2 maternal haplotype, whole genome shotgun sequence genomic sequence ATCCTGAGAAAACACCTTTACTAATCAAGAGATAATTTACTTGGTGTGTGATACATAGAGGAtatgttatcatttttttcttaagATAGAGTATGAATACAGTATGTTAAGACTTTTCATCTCTTGTTTATGCCATGAATGTTTACATGAATaagaacatacagtactgtatgccgCTGTACCAGTTTGTTTGTAAAGgactttattaacattttaaaatgcagcttAGTACCTAGCAGCGGAACCTGTTGGGGATTTGCAACAACCGATACCGATGTTTTTAATTACTATGTGTGTATGCTTACTAGTCaccaattaataaatacaaaacttaATATATCGGTTATTGTATCTAGTTATtagcctattttattttaatgcttacattttctataaataaATGACCAGTAAGAATACTGTAACTACCCAAACTCATTTGAAGGTACTGTACCGTCATCTATTACTGTTTACAAGGCAGAACAGAGCAGGCAGTGCGGAGCTCATCCCTTTTGACAGGTGAGCTGGGTGTAGAGAAGTGCCTTCTTCAGAAACAGGGCTTCTGAAATTCCTCAATTCAAACATGCACAGTTTACTTTCATCTTCGTTTTGTAAACAAATATATTGATTTGGTTGTGTAGTTAGTACTAAAGACTtagttacatgtttgtttttgttcgtaTACAGACAAGATAAGACCAGACAAGGCAAACAAGAAAGGCTCAACAAATTAAACAGTCATGTTAAGTCAACACTAACTGTCAGACCAACCTTAAATCAATCAAACACGGTGATTCTCAACACCTATAATTTCCTACCAGTTAAATTCTTCTCAAACAAATGAATAGTAACTATAGAAAGTATTTCCATACAAACCCAATAAACTCACCAGTCACAGTAAATTTCTTTACTGCAGAAGTGTTTATTCCAGTCACTGAATTCCAGGCTACACAGGTGTAACTTCCCCTATCAGCATTGCTTACAGAAGTTATGTTGTATTGCGAGCTCTGGACAGCATCTGCTCCATTGAAATACCAGGTGTAATTACAAGGGGGGAGAGACTTAGCTGAACATGTGAATGTTACGGATGAATTGAGAACTGCCTGGTCTGGTCCTGTAATAGATGCCTGCTCTGGTCCATCTGCAATACACACAAGATAACTGTGAATAGCCTTAAACACTCACACCCCAGTGAAGCAGGCAGAATGAGTCTGAATTCAGCATGCACAGAGAAAAGAGGATCTTTGGATACTTACAATAGACCTCCAATCTGTATCCAGTGCTCGTCACTTCACTTAAAGGGTTACTAGCGTTACACTGATATTCTCCATTATCAGACTGCAGCACTGGGTTGAAGGAGACTGTGCTGTTGTCCACAGACAATGTTATTCTGTCACTAGTGGACAAGGGCTGACCGTCCTTCAGCCAGAGCCTTGAGGAAACAGTCTGTGATCCAGGCACCTCGCAGGTCAGCTTTAGAGCCTGGTTTGCTATTGGCTGTGCAAGGCTGGGTTTCATAGTAACATTAGTTATCAGCTCTGTGAATAGAAGGGACAGAATTAGGCACTCTTTAGGAAAGATAAGTGTTGCTTTTACAGCAATACTGAACTAAGTGTCCAAAATAATCATGTCTTTCTTACTTCATCTGATGGGAAATTGAATAGTCAACTAAAAACCACAAAGTACATTTTGTAGAGGTAAGGAAGGGGTCCATTGTGGTGTAGTTATGAAAAAGcttaaaggaatactttataATCTCTGAAttttaacaatattattattattattattattattattattattattattattattattattattattattatcccatGATATTATTCCTTTATCAATATATCATACTGTTTCTGCACATTGATATTTCGATAATAAGTGACCAGGATTTTCCCTTTATAAAACAAGCCTCATTTCCATAAGATGATGAAGAAAACACATCATGGGATAATACACGgatacaaaatgaaatattacaaaaattCAGAGGTATGCAGTATTCTTTTAAAGGGAGTTtgttaaaataattacacaaagtaACAGGTCAGAATTACAGCGAATCTTACCTGAAATGAATTGTCGTAACTTACacataaatataaaatgtgtgaATCGTGGTCAAAAGTGGATGAAAGAAATGATGGTAATTCATAtttggtaagatttactggaataatGTTGTTAGCTCTATGTCCTTTAAGAAGTGTGTGATTCACCAGCATTGGCTACAGCTGAAGGGGTGTGCAAGCAGGACAGACTGGACCGCTGTGCCTCTCTGATGTGTTAAAAAGCAGAAGAGCTCCAGAGAGTGATGCAGGGTAGGGTGCGAGACCCATAGATCAGGGGAGGGGGTTATATCAATACCATCTAGTAGTCTTGATGTGTAGAACAACAGCACTCAAACTACAAGTGTAGCTCACTCCAAACAAGGACATGTAATTCAACTTTGATTTTAGTGTAGTTCCGATTTCATTAATCCCTGAGATGAATAAGTTTACCAATCTGAAGTAATTTACTCCACTTGAGGTAACTGTGTAGTACTGCCGGTACCAACATTCAAATTAGGAAGCACTCCTACTGTATATGGTACAAACACTATATATAGTACTTGGTTGTTGTTACCAAAAATGTAGAGATTACATAATACTGCACTGGATGTTCatcacacagtaaaaaaaaaaaatcataattctaAAACTATAAGTGGGAACCTTGGCCAGGTCAAATAGGTAGGTTTCATTTCAATATTGGCCTTaaaaactttctttaaaaacagGAGTGAATAGAAGAAGTTGAGAATAGGCCTGCTTTAGCTTTTATTTGTAAATTGCTTCAGCTggcattataatttttttttttttttactatttagaaAGGCCCttaatgaagaaaacaaaaagatttgttTATATAAATATCAATAAGAGTTATAAAATCTTGCATGGCTCCCAAGAAAGATTGCTTTTCTCaactttttttaaactacagttcAAGTTCAAGAAACGGCCAAacaagttttataaaataaaagtacagcaGATATGGTTTTATAACTGAGTCACTTACCCACAACAATAATCTCTCTTGTTTCCTTAGCATACCTAAGGGTTCTATTGTTATAGGCCCAGCAGGTATAGTTTCCAGTCTGATTGTGTTGAATGTGAGTGATATTCAGCTGTGAGCCCAGTTTGTTAAGAGGGGCTTCATTAAAGAACCATTGGTAGTGAGCAGGTGGGCTggactgtgcagagcaggacagaGTGAGATCTGATCCTGCACTATAGATCGGCTTTTGGGGGCTGATAGACAGAGTGAGGGATTCTGGTCCATCTAAAATGAACATTCATATTAAAATGCTGTTGAACACAATGAGATTCCAATCAAACAACAATAGCTACTGATCTTTGAAGCTCTTCCATGGCAGCCCAAACCAAAGCTacggcacacacacagacaattaTGAAAATTAAACCTGTGTCATTATTTGAGTTTATATAATGTATTACCAGTCTGGTTCACTGTTTCATACTGCTTTAGTGTGCAGTACAAAGCCATTCACCATTCATATTTACAGAAGGGGTCCCACACTTGTAATACAATCAATCTAAATACAACCAACATAAACCAACACATACTATGGTTTGCACAGTCACGTTATAACCCTTTTTAACAGGTGACCTTTTAGCTATagcataaaatgttttatattaatcAGCATATATTTTCAAGTTTAGCTTTTTTGAAAATGATTCTTTGCtaggtgttacatagtgttagcAAAGAAACACAGCCTGTGTCAGCCGAGCTGTTtctgcaatttttttattttttaaaacaaatgtgtttgttttgattttcataATTGTCAGAGATATTCAGCTGCACCAAAAGAAGACATCAATGAATTGCATTTTCTACAGCCCTTAGTTTACTGTTGGAGCCACTGTCTGATTACTGAATCCCACAACAGCTCACTCATTATAAACAACTTACTAAAAACAGCTAAGTATGCTGGTGAACGCACTCCCACACAAGTGGATGCCATCAACTTCCTCTTTCGTCTAGGTGTTTTTCATTCGTGTGTCTCATATGTAATATCAATCCTTACTGAGTaaggcattttaaaaagtaactcTGTTGTAGAAAACACTTCATAAGAATATAATTTCAAAGCACTAGTATGTAAAATGCAATTCTGAGTTAACAGAGAAATGCATTTGGCTTGACTAGAAACAGAGGCTGTCAGTTTAAGATCTGACTACATCAATGTAAACAACAATCAGCACTCACAGCTCACGATGAGATGAAACGCCTCGCTGGTGCTGTTACTGACAGGGTTAAACGCATAGCAATACAGGGTCCCATCATCAGATCTCAACACCCTGGCTATGGTCAGTGTTTTATTGTCATCACTCAGATGAATCCGCTCACTGTCACTAACCACA encodes the following:
- the LOC117433819 gene encoding carcinoembryonic antigen-related cell adhesion molecule 5-like isoform X1, producing the protein MWTHSIGLFILVSTLCGCETLASEHTTNLAVGVGEDVQLKINPPVAVFSVNWYFGSTGPVIVTWNGFSETVNPQYQGRVELNKNTGTLTLKNVSRSDSGDYLYQVVSIATGHPVQYNGNIALSVYQPVSQPTVHSNVTDPVEFNDTVSLTCTASGSAVSYRWLNGSSVVSDSERIHLSDDNKTLTIARVLRSDDGTLYCYAFNPVSNSTSEAFHLIVSYGPESLTLSISPQKPIYSAGSDLTLSCSAQSSPPAHYQWFFNEAPLNKLGSQLNITHIQHNQTGNYTCWAYNNRTLRYAKETREIIVVELITNVTMKPSLAQPIANQALKLTCEVPGSQTVSSRLWLKDGQPLSTSDRITLSVDNSTVSFNPVLQSDNGEYQCNASNPLSEVTSTGYRLEVYYGPEQASITGPDQAVLNSSVTFTCSAKSLPPCNYTWYFNGADAVQSSQYNITSVSNADRGSYTCVAWNSVTGINTSAVKKFTVTAAANSGSLTPGEIAGIVIGTLAGVALIGVTVYFCLKKYGNGTKTPKPSPPGNKNSAAAVNADDKADNIHYADPKFLKNNKSGQRIQMEETTTEYAQVAGQPAGNQRQPPLEPNTEYAMIQKNRPAV
- the LOC117433819 gene encoding carcinoembryonic antigen-related cell adhesion molecule 5-like isoform X2, which codes for MWTHSIGLFILVSTLCGCETLASEHTTNLAVGVGEDVQLKINPPVAVFSVNWYFGSTGPVIVTWNGFSETVNPQYQGRVELNKNTGTLTLKNVSRSDSGDYLYQVVSIATGHPVQYNGNIALSVYQPVSQPTVHSNVTDPVEFNDTVSLTCTASGSAVSYRWLNGSSVVSDSERIHLSDDNKTLTIARVLRSDDGTLYCYAFNPVSNSTSEAFHLIVSYGPESLTLSISPQKPIYSAGSDLTLSCSAQSSPPAHYQWFFNEAPLNKLGSQLNITHIQHNQTGNYTCWAYNNRTLRYAKETREIIVVELITNVTMKPSLAQPIANQALKLTCEVPGSQTVSSRLWLKDGQPLSTSDRITLSVDNSTVSFNPVLQSDNGEYQCNASNPLSEVTSTGYRLEVYYGPEQASITGPDQAVLNSSVTFTCSAKSLPPCNYTWYFNGADAVQSSQYNITSVSNADRGSYTCVAWNSVTGINTSAVKKFTVTAAANSGSLTPGEIAGIVIGTLAGVALIGVTVYFCLKKYGLCCSR